The window CCCCGTAGTCTGTCAGCATGGTGTAGTTGTAAATAAAATGGCTGTAGTTATATTCCTGACCCTTAATGATGAAGTTGTCAGGCATTAGGGGGTGCCAGTGATACAACTGGTTAAACTCCACAGCAATCCGGTTACGGTACTGAAACTGCACACCAAAAAGTAATTCTGGATCAAATTTCAGTTTCAAGAAATAGCCGCTGAGATGTTGGACATAGTCTTCGATGACGATTTTTATGGTCTCTCctgcaagtaaaagaaaaatcaaaaaaagaaactaGGTCAAAGAGGTGTTACCCCTTCTTTTTTGGGCTAATACCCTAAAAATAATAAGTGATTTTCTAGCTCTGCACAATGGCGTAAACATCAAAATTTGGGActgttaaaaattaatttaaattagatTGCTAACAAAACAAGCTGAGCCTATATAGGGTTTTTAATTAGGTAAATGAACATTAAAAtcaaaggagagaaagaaagagtttTTGGGCTCGCAGATttgttttgagaaacaaaattgttggatttaaacacatttagtaataCAAAAAAGAGTGATGAAGAAGACtgtgcttaaagtgtaatgaatccaacgcgtttcacccagaatgggcttcctcagggatatgatagtaAGCAAGCTTAACGGCCCCAGGTCAGGAACACTTTGAGTACTCCAATCAGTTCTAGGACTGGCTTGCAgcatcttacttttttttttggagctttttGATACTTTCAACACCTTTGCAACTATCTACAACTCCTGTTTCCAGGAATGGGAGGGCTAATTGACCGTCCCTGCTTTTGACTTGCTCTAAAGCACGTTTGGATGAAACCATCTTTCTTTTGGGGTCACCTATATCCCCCCACACCCAGTCCTAGAACTGCTTAGAGTACTTAAAGTGTTCCTGACCTGGGACCGTTAAGCTTGCTTACTATattatccctgaggaagcccatttgtggcgaaacgcattggattcattacactttaagcatGGTCTTCAATAccctttttttgtattccttgaatatacgtatgtacattgttacccatatactgtgaagtgtcaaacagttatgaggtatagatctgtctaaacttgtttactttactaaatgtgtttaaatacaacaattttgtttctcaaaactatctgcaagcccaaaacctctttctttccctcctttgatttgaatgttcaatttagactAATCAAAGAGGTGGCTCAATCTTCACTGTTaaactctagtaaggggaacacacttctCTTCTTATCTTTCTTAAATTAGGTAAATGTAGGATAATGATCTCTTAAATAGTTATTTGTTCAGAGCAAgagaattaagctacgtacacatgtccaatggttctcgctcgataatcagctcagggctgatatcgaacgagaatctggtgtgtgtacagcgcccatcgtccgaacgactgtccgaATCCTCGGACAATGGACGAAGAACGATCCTActgcaaggaaagggggaaagagcacagcggggtgctgcttcgtcgttctcccactcccctctctctatagagcagaacagttctgtatgtacagcactcgttcctgctttgtgcagtcctttgtcactggaaaagattgTGCAGCTTAAGAATGTATAAAATGAAAGCAATGTATTGATAAAAGGagtataaacatacaaatatcacatttttactgtaataattCCTTATAAGggcaaaaattaccttttttttttttacaagtttactAACTATTTGATTCCAAGGATAGACAAAATGTTTCAATGTTGATATTCAGATTAGATTCGATTGCAAACAACTGATATTCAATTTAGTTCtattggaatatttaaaaaagactTAAATAGATTTAGTAAAAGTACAAATGGTGTTTAAAGCAACTGAGGAACTCCATTGAATTAGAAGATGCACAGAGGCTTACCAATGAGAATAAGTCTTGTGGTTTGAAAGAGCTGCTCATCGTCCCATGTGGGATGTTCCTTCTTTAGGACATCACACACCCGATTGTGCTCACGGAGCCAAATCGTAGCGTACATCATTAATCCAGGCAGAAGCCCAAATACCTCCTGCCCCATTGCAAGCTGCTTCTCTTTGGGGATATGCTCTGGGTAGATCATGTGAACGGGAGCTTCGATCACTGTTGGTGGATACATATCTCCATTTATTATCTGAAGTGCAAAAAAATCCATGAAGAAACACATTGTGTTAGTTTTGTGTTAGAAATTGGTATGGACAAATGTTAGTGAACTTTGTAATGTAATACTAAATCTACGGTACCACTTTATTACCCCAAACAACGGATATATGGTGCTTTCGGGGTAAAGCCACATACCTAACCTGTGTCTACTTACCTCAgccctgtgattggagagtgaaGGACAAGTAGCAGACTTTtgagtataaagaaaaaaaaagaaagagaccAGGCTTTTTGATGGCAAGGTACAACaatatagttttaatgttttgtgttcgAAAATAGCAACTGAACACTATTGCACAAGATTCTAAATTAGTTTAGTGGTATTGCAAAATTATAGGTGgttacattcaatatatataatacaatcaaatCTCAAATtcaccaacgcgtttcgccgttaagcttcctcaggggattgcttgAGATAACCGTAAATGTCAAACCACTATGTAAAGGTGAGAGTAAAAACATCTGTCAGGTGTCACTGTCACTGAACCCCAAATTTGGAATTTCGGCTTGGCTGTCAGCGTCCCGTGCCTTACTCCACTCAGACCACCAAcgtttctccaaaaaaaaatttttcacaTCATCTACATCTGACTGCTACATACACACCATCTAAGGTGAATCATTTATGATCACTGAATTCTTTGATACTGATCTCAGTATTACTCAATACAAGCATTTCCCAAGAACAAACCTTCTCTCCAATACCTCTGAAGCTCTTAATCTTCAATCTTATTTATTGATCACTAATGATGTCCATGAGTTTTACCATTCTTGAGACTCTTGGACCAATAGATTCATAAATTCCTAATTTGGGGTACAGTGACGGTGACACTTGACTTGTTTTTACTCTCCCCTTGACAAAGTGGTTTGACATTTACGGTTATCTCAAGCAATCCCCCGAGGAAGCTTAATGGCGAAATGGGTTGGGGAATTTGAGatttgattgtattatatatactgaATGTGACCACCTATAATTTTGCAATACCACTAAACTAATTTAGAATCTTGTTATGCAATAGTGTTCAGTTGGACTCTGTTAGGAGCTAATTttgaacaaaaaacattaaaactatattGTTGTACCTTGCCATCAAAAAGCCtgctctctctcttctttttttctctatactCTTGAATATAACAGGCTTGGCAACCCAAACCCACTAAAACATAGTTTAAGCTCTCCTGGGACTCCGCAACTCTTTGTTTAGCAGACTTCTGAggtcatctctctgtcactctgctctctcctcttcaatcaGCAAGTTCCCTGTTAGCACACTGATCTTTGTCTCTTTGTGCTGCTTAGCCCTTTTCCAGTCTTAGTGCTGCTTTAAGGGGATTAAAAAGGGCCAATATCAAGTCAACATCAAGTACTTAAACTGGGACTGAGCAGTGCCTCACCATACATTTTCCCTcccacaaaaatatgttttccccTAGCCACAACCCagtaaagtcccacaaatatctGTTAGGTCTGTTAGTGAAGTCTATCCAATGCAGCTGGCTGTGATggtgtgacaacaatgctgcattgcACCTGAATTCCATGCAGAGTTGTCACTGTTGTTAGACTCATCCTGCTTGCACTATAATAGGAGAAGATGTTTTGGAGAGTAGCTATCAGCATTGCTGCATTGGCAGCTTGTCAATCACCATTTGGCCACACCCAGCCACACCCACTGTTTTCCAGGATTTACACCCCTAAAAACCCCTCCCACtgtaagctgcagtgtctgggagggggaatGTGTGATCACACAGGGGGATTTTACATAGTTAAAGGAGTAACTTGATGTGGTACCTGTCTATGATACACACAGATGAACTAAAATAGATTCACTAGGTATGTCTCAATTCACACACCTGATACTTTAACTTTCCGTCTTTGAAGAGTCGAAGTGCATACTGACGTTCCAGAGTCTCCCCATAGACATGGCTGAGGTCAACCTATGAAACAGATTGCGATCTGATCAACATGCAGAATTAGCTGATGGGAAAGAAAATGAATATGCCCCCCTGCCTGATATGTGTagacaaacagacaaaacaaagaaaattaataaatctaAAGTAATTGGTAATTTATGTCAGAATTATACAGAGGAGTGGACACATTAATAATGATGAGCTGGATGGGGTTTCAGCACCACTGACATTGAGATATTTATATCGACATTATGCTGAAAATAGGATTTGTTAATTACATGACCTCTTTACCCAGCTAGAgaacagcaataaatatttagCTTTCATCACTGATGTTTTCCATTTCACTCAAATTTGAAATACCGTGTTAAGAATATTTtgaggacattagactgtgactatggtgaggacattagactgtgactatggtgaggacattagactgtgactatggtgattagactgtgactatggtgaggacattagactgagactatggtgggacattagactgtgactatggtgggacattagactggaactatggtgggacattagactgggactatggtggggatattagactgtgactatggtggggccattagactgtgactatggtgggacattagactgtgactatgtgAGGATATTGGACGGTGACTATGGTGTTTGCATTAGACTGCAGTGTTTCTGAGCTCCTCTGAGAACTGTAAACAGCATGCCTGTTGATACCACATTGTATATTCAATCTGTATGAATACTTCCATTGTTGCgaatttctgtgtttttgcaCGAATGTATGTTATGCTTTTTGCTAGAACATTGAAGCAAATCTCAGCTACTGCATTAAAACCAAGAGGAAATGAATGGATTTTagggtaaataaaatgtaacaggaATAAGCTGGACGAGACATTTGGCTGTTATTGGTGACTTAATACTCCTTACAGGAAacgttttattataataaaacatgcacACAGTATAAGCACAGCTGTGattacttttcatgtttttcctgcTGCTACACATTTACTGTTATTCTTCATTTCCAAATGAACTTTAAAGTAAAAGCCCAGCCAaccctttaattttgtttttggttcagGGATAAGGGATAAGAGGGATAAAAGGGACAAAAAGGCCCTCTCATCAAACCATTATTTCTAAAAGataatgtgcattttaattagttttagacatttttttgcacaatttgGTAGATATCCAACAGCCTCAAAACTGCTGCTGGGTACCTCCATCTAGAACGTGATGATCCCCAGTAACTCAGTGACGTTTTATGGCATAATGTTTCCACCTTTTTACTccagaggaacccctaaaataatttatacaatatTAATCAGGTATTAGAGAAcccctgtaaaatgtaatttttggtgGTCCCTGAAAAAAACCCTAATTACATTGTTCATTGAGTGAACAAGGTGGTGGTTCAAAATGCCACCGTTATAGATTCTTAAAAAGATTACTTGTATCAAACCAATGGCTCTTCCAAGTGGTGTTGGGCCCAAAACACGGCAGGCACGATCTGACGAATAGTCAATTAGCAACAGCTCAAGGGACCCTGTGGAGGAACCCGATGGTTCTTGTAATGTAACCAGTCAAAGTCACATCACTCTTTGAATCATCAAACTCTCTCTTCTCCATGGGGTGCCCCAATTTGTATGAATAGTATGGGTGCTCCCTGTTATAAATGGCCTCCTGTCCCCCACATTGGTCTCCTGTGACCATTTCTACTCTAAAAATGGCAGGATTTCAACAATCCAACTTCCATAGGCAGGTCCATTTTTAAATGAAGGAAAATTGGGTTTCAGTTGACAGAATAGCAGGGGGTGCAGGAACTTGGAATGCTATAAAGGTTGTCCATGAGTACCCTAAGCATTTCCTGAAAGAGCTCTAGGAATGAGAAGCATTCTCTGGCTTACCTTCTACAACACTAATTAGATTTTATCTTAGCAGTCAAAACCCAGGTTTTGCTAATTAACTGCATGCCAGACTTTGGAGCTTCAACCGTACCTGGCAGCCGCCAATATAAGCAGAATCACCCTACACCAGACCTTCCAACAGGCACTAACAGGGAGGTCTGCTCACTAAGTGATATCAAGACTCCTCTCCCATGATTAATTGCTTcttgcagaaatgtttttcatccaCAGCAGATATCTAAAGTGGAATGCGGAGAAACCAAAGTGCAACTTACCCCATGACCGAATCCTTTGATGAAGCCGCGCCCCATCCTTCCGAACGTCTTAAAAAATTGATGCGTAAAATGCTGAGCGAAGAAGGCGAACATGAGGTTACTGCCCTGGGGGTCGGGGATGAATTGGCGCCTTTTAAGGAACATCTCCACCAGCAATGTAGAGTTGGGCAGTTCCAGCTTTcctataaagataaatacatattacattgaattgaAGAAAACATCAGCAAATAGATtctgaatccaaaaaaaaaaaaaaaaaaaacatttacaagttaTTTCAGATCTATATTCATTAaaacacttttccttttttttaatatgcaagcAGTGTTTCACCTGAATGTGTCTATCAGCCTCATGCATTCCCTGCACAGCAGAATTTAGATGCCGGTTTGTGTGATGAtgagcagtattattattattattattattattaaacaggatttatatagcgccaacatattacgcagcgctgtacaatgaatagggattgcaaatgacagactaatacagacagtgatacaggaggagaggaccctgccctgttGGTAGAAGGAGAGAGCTGGCTAACAGAACTTGAGCTCAGTTCTGCAAATCTCCTTTGCTTTCTGTCTGCATACATCAATTTCACCAGCCTGTGGTTAGCTAGTGTAAGTCAACCTTGAAGTCAACCTTCTGCTCACCATGGGCCTTAGACTGTATCTGGTCTACACATTACAATATGAATTGCTCTTGCTCTTCATAGGTTTTTCAGGAAAGTTATGAAAACCCAACTGGTTTCACAAAGATCAAGCATTTTTATGTGAAACATGTCCTTGTGCACACTCCATCTTTAATGCAGCTATAATTAGCAAGAGCATCTTGGATTGTCTGAACCCTGCTGGCACCTTGAGGTGGGCATGCAACATAGCTAGCGGTAACTCTCTGTCCATCTTGCTCTTTCCATCTATCATTATGTAAGCACATGTGAATGCAGCGCAACAGATTGGTTCCCAATCTTGTCCATACGGAGAGCAAGGGTCCTGCAGAATGCCAGGCTTTTCTACACAGACTGCggttacttttaaagtaaaatggaCTCTAAGACGTCTAGTGTTCAATTTGACATTTAGCAACAATCTCTGGTtaagaatcttccaagtccattcCCCGCCAGAATATGTTGCTGATTCTCCACTATAAATACCCTATAAGGCTCGACACACCATTTATACATCTGGAATATATCTAGCagatgtcaaataaaaaaaatcaattctcaaaaatagcaaataaaagcatttacaattcacacatttttcactttggaataaattacaaaattaaaaaaagttgattcatacattttttaattccgatttcttaaaattgtatatttatagtgaatcttgagtgaaaagATTTATGCAGGATATCCACCCATCAGTGTATAGGAGGCTCCCACACCTTGCAGTCTCATTTGGGAATGCGCTGCACAAGTATCTGCAGATTCCTGGGTCGGAATAAAGTCAACAAACACATTCACCATAACTGAGATAAGGCGTAATAAATGGCTCTGGTTTACTCTGACTTCCAATAACgccatcacatttttttttcattaggtcaTGCTCTAATGATCTGGAAATGGTTTCCACATTTCCAGGAAAGAAGTAATAATCCCCAAAAGTGAGAAATATGAATGCACGGCAGCTGGTGTCATCATTGAATTCTGGATACAGAGACCTTTAATATTACTCATCACCCAACTCTGTGTGTGAATGACGTGTGAATGAGGAAACCTTGTAGTATAAGCTAGAGATGGTTCAGGCCCATGATTGACTTcctgtccaaacattttttacttgttatACATTTAGCATGCTGACTTAGTGGTGTGTGTGCTTGCTTCTGCAACATTAAGGTGCCAGTTTTGAATCTTGAGCAGCAAACTatccacatggagtttgtatgttctcctgaCATTTGCATGGGTTTAATCTAGGTGGTCCAGTTTTcttccacaccccaaaaacagTATATTGGAATCCCAGCAAAATAATCCCTACCCCGTCATATAACTatgataggggcattagattgtgagctcttggaagaacagttagtcacatgactatgaactttgctACATAGTCTGTTGGCGTTTTATaactacaataataaaaattgcaatatgGTTATTTTGTTATCGTCTTAACACTGTAGAAAGCTGCCTTGTACTGACAGCACACTGGAGAGCCAGACCACTGCTCTTACATCAAGCAGAGGTCTGACATGCCCCCTGCATGCCCATGTGTTGTTGATTGGTGTACAATGCAGGGGGCGTGGCTGACTAAGCCCTGTGCTCAAGCAGCGGTCTGGCTCTCCAGCATGGTGTCTGTACactgtataccaagcaaaaaatATGAGATTGGGCTTCAaagcaaatgaataaagaaattaCAAAGATTATGCTGCAAATGAACAGATAATGTGCAGACTAGAACCTGACTACATGGGGTCAATTTTAAAGGGGCCATCAGGTATCACTGTCTACTAGGGGGGCAACTCTAGTCTACAAGGGCCACAATGAGTCCCAAATACTGATAGATGACctggtctactgttgtcaccatcaggaaacctgttCTGGAAAAACTCCATGTAGACATTGCTAAGGTGCAAGTAGACAGGAAGtgggatcagcagcactgagatgtaacaaagaaTTGAAAAggttataacaatatttttttttaaatgaaatgtcatGCAGTGAGCTCAGTAGGAGCAGAAACACATCACTTATAAATGTTTccagttttttgtttcttttgttagAAAGGGTTATAGGGTTCCCTGTTATTTATGGAATGGCTTTTGTTTCCACTGAGATACAAATTGAGCTTAATGGAATTCCTCTTTCATAACAATTTAAATCAAACAGAAATGACTCACAGAAATGAGCAATCATTGCACAGACACGTCTGGCAGACCGGACTGCCCACTCACAGTGATCTAAATTGTTGACTCAGAGGACATCTTGCCACCTCCGAGCACTAACTAATCGTAAGAGAGTCAAAATGTGTAGTTTGAAATAGAATTCAGAGCAATATAAGCATTATCATTCCCAACTTTagtttggagggactgtccctcttcatacctcccaactgcccctgatttgaaggAACTGTCCCTCCTCATACCCCCTACCTGCCCCTGATTTTGAGGGACTGTCCCACTTCATACCTCccacctgcccctgatttggagggactgtccctcttcataccccccaccggcccctgatttggagggactgtccctcctcatATCCCccacctgcccctgatttggagggactgtcctacTTCATATCTCccacctgcccctgatttggagggactgtccctcttcatacgtCCCAACTGCCCCTTATTTtgagggactgttcctcttcataccccccaccTGCCCCTGATTTGCAGGgcctgtccctcttcataccttccaactgcccctgatttgaaggAACTGTCCCTCCTCATACCCCCTACCCGCCCCTGATTTGGAGgcactgtccctcttcatacctcccacttgcccctgatttggaggaactgtccctctttttacttcccaactgcccctgatttggagggactgtcctacTTCATACCccacaactgcccctgatttataTACTACACAGTTGTCCTTGATTTAGAAAGACCgtccctcttcatatctcccaactCTCCCTAATTTGGAGAAACTGTCCCTCTTTACACATTACATTCAAAGGGACTAGGTGTCACTGGACAGCTATATTAGGATGGCTGTCAGTCCGACGGGCTACAGGGGATGTCTCTGACTGCCTGGCCACTGGAAAAAAGGTTGGATGACCCTGTAAACCTTCCAGCCCCGAATTTGACCAAATGATTGGGGCACTTGAGATGACTCAAcaccataagaaaaaaaaatatctgaagctTCAGTTGAAGTGCcaatactataaaatataaaaaaaacatacaaattgtcTGAATACAGAATACCTACTGAATACCTGAATACCTACTGTCAATGTACTATGCAGATTTCTTACCTTTGGTTCCCATTGGTGTAGGACAATCATCAGGCACGGGGGGTAGAACTCGCGTGAAGTAGCTTACATTGGAGTATGCCTCCCAGCTAATGTAATCATAGGCCGAGTTATACGTAGGGGGGCTGGGTATCAGATTTGATCGCACTGCAAAGGATACAAAAAGTAATGTTCAGATAATGATTCTtgagcaaataaaataaactctatAATGTCAACCTCCAACCCAATGGGGAACGTTCAAATAAAGCCAATGCGCCCCCCTGAAAAAAAAGGGCCCTTCCGAAGTGTTACAAGGTTAGGTgtgcaaatgtttaaagtgtCTTTTTGTGATGTAACACTCCCAGAACCTTCTATTGAGGACACCTTTGAGCTCCCATTTTTGTTCCCCACTTTTAGATTCCTGGTTGCTGTTTCTATAATGTCATAGTTGAAAAAAGTGGCAACTGGTGTTGGGCCTTGGTTATCAGGCATCCATAAAGGAAGTAATAGAGGTCATCCAGCTGGCTcaaccaagtggtgttggccccagaactatgtagTAATTATCCATTTTAAGATCATTGTACTAGAttttaagaaacccctagcacCCTGTGGAGGAACCCAGGTTTTGCTTGGTAGGAATTATCCATTAGGGGGGTAATCATTCACTGGAGGCTATTACATTGCTAATATTTAATTCATCCATATAATGATGTAAGAATAATTATGGAGATCCATTCATTTTGTGTCcattatatttgcctggagttcagcctaaATGGGCCTCGAGACATCTTACCTGTTAAAACGAGCCTAACAATGGTATCGCGGATAAAACTAGCATTTATTAAATCCCAAAACCACTTGAAGCGGGTCAAGATGTAGTGATAAAATGAAGGGCTTGGACGCAGGAATTCACGAATTCTGGACAACAATTCAGctgtataaaggaaaaaaatggagaatTCTAAATTAATTATCAGAGAAGTATTGTATTCATAATAgattctttttgaaaaattgataCATTAATGTCTATGTTGGAAGGACGGTTCAATGATTCTATGTTACAGTATCTGGAATGGTTAGCTATGGGTACCAAATTTGGCCAATTTTTGGGAACATCTTCCAGCCCAGCCATTCTTTACCTTTATAATGCAACACAATAATGCAATAATCCTTATAACCTCAACATTAAGCCTTATATTTttcaagtcttagggaacccctactaaaaccaattttttgagAGTCAATGCGAATAAaattctcttacattggtggccagtgggaagaaatcTCTATTACAGTTGTACATACCTAAAAAATATCTACAGGTGCCATGCAGATGGCTCTACCAGGTGGTGTTGGAACAATAACTATTTAGGCATCATCAAGatttaaggaacctctagcaacctctgaaggaaccgtAGAGGTCAATTGGACAATGAGACCTCGGATGAGAATGACTGTTCTAGTCTAagctttctcaaccagggttccgtgaaaTCCTAGAGGTTGTTTGAGCAGTGGTAGCTTTATCTCTGATATAACTAACATCTATAGTAAGTCACTACTGCAGTGCCAGTGCAGAGGTCAGTTCTTTACTGCAATGAGCACCAGTGTAGAAGGACACTACAATTTTCCAAGGTTCCTTCAAAGtcaaaaagttttagaaaagccATAAAAGTTAAATTACTGTATATAGGGGTATTTCCTAATTAACCATAGTTTTCCAAACAGATATGGAAAGCAGTGTAGGGCTTTGTCCATTGTagggtttttgtttgtttttttgatcttTGTCCATCATCTGtcataaattgctttattaatagtTGTGTTCTTCTAATCCACCAATAtctttatatttgaataattgaAGTATGGTTATGAGTGTTTCCATAGCGTGagaaaaacagtacaataaattcAATACACATTCCTTTGGTACTCCTCATAATTGTGCAAATCGTTTCATTTGCTAAATTTAGTCAAGTGCTGATTGGCTAGTACCAACAAGTTTCCATCTGGTACCAATAAACTTCCAGCTGGTACCAATAGACTTCTAGCTGTTAGATGCTGAAAAAATGTTAATTGGCCACTAAAGAGACACTTCCTTGTGTCACTTCCCTACATCCATGTAGGCTGGCCTTTGTAGTGTTCAAAATCATGGAGCTTCCCCATACATATTTTCCTATGAAAgactatttaaagcaaacctgaactcAAATTTCCTTCATTTAGTCATCTCTGCCATGTTCTAAATACCTAAATACCCAAATACCCATGgatagcacagtggctcagtggttagcactctggcctttgcagcgctgggtcccaggttgaaatctcggccaggacactatctgcatggagtttgcaggttctccctgtgtttgtgggggtttcctccaggtattctggtttcatcccacattccaaaaacatgcagttaggttactttgcttacccccaaaattgaccttagactgtaataatgacatatgactatgggaggacattagattgtgagcttctttgtagggcagctagtcacatgactatggactttgtacagtgctgtgtaatatgttggtgctatataaatactttgtaataataaataccattactAGTGTCACAAGGTCATCTCACCTTGATCAGGGTCAGTTTTAGGGCACAATAAACTGGACAATCGCCCAGGACCCCAACCTTCTTCAAATGTGTATAGATTTTGCACCGATCCAGGTAGGTGCTACgcaaatgttttaatgcaaaatcATCCCTCAGAATGGGAGATCATCATAAACTTAACATTTTTCCTAATGGTGTCAGAGGATGTATGCCTACAGGCTGTTTATCTCAATATCCAACCTTCCTCTCtgacatataaataaacagtGACAGGCAGATGTGTTTCTCCAATACCTACTTAATATCAAGTGTGTTTAAAATGACTGCCAGAGAAGATTTATTGAGAGTGAATGAGAGGTCAAGTAAAACATTTGGTGATTATTCTTTAGGGGTTTTATTACATGTGCATGGAAAGTCAGAGCCAAAAATATGTCAGCAATGCTACAGCCTGAGATTGCATGTTTATTGTTTGCATACTACCGGGTTTATAGGAGAGGTGGGGTTTGGTTTTTTTTGGCCAcatgcagttttttctttttttttttttatatggcccTTGGACATTCTTAAAAGctgaaagagagaaaaaggaaaaaaagtgaaacagcaaaaactaaaaaaggagGGAAAGAGGAAATAGAGAGATAGAGAAACAGATAACTGAGGAAGAaggagagaagaaaggaaagagaatGAAAGTGAGAAAGCAGAGTggataaaaga is drawn from Pyxicephalus adspersus chromosome Z, UCB_Pads_2.0, whole genome shotgun sequence and contains these coding sequences:
- the PTGS1 gene encoding prostaglandin G/H synthase 1, producing MNWRSLFLHEGRNIAAEMAGGHFILLLVVVNLSWSFQTSDTVNPCCYFPCQHKGVCVRFDLDKYECDCTHTGYYGRNCTIPELLSRIREFLRPSPSFYHYILTRFKWFWDLINASFIRDTIVRLVLTVRSNLIPSPPTYNSAYDYISWEAYSNVSYFTRVLPPVPDDCPTPMGTKGKLELPNSTLLVEMFLKRRQFIPDPQGSNLMFAFFAQHFTHQFFKTFGRMGRGFIKGFGHGVDLSHVYGETLERQYALRLFKDGKLKYQIINGDMYPPTVIEAPVHMIYPEHIPKEKQLAMGQEVFGLLPGLMMYATIWLREHNRVCDVLKKEHPTWDDEQLFQTTRLILIGETIKIVIEDYVQHLSGYFLKLKFDPELLFGVQFQYRNRIAVEFNQLYHWHPLMPDNFIIKGQEYNYSHFIYNYTMLTDYGVEALVESFTKQIAGKIGGGKNLHPRLLHVAVGVIEESRKLRVQSFNEYRKRFGLKAYKTFQDLTGEEEIAAQLEELYGDIDALEFYPGLLLEKTHPNSIFGESMIEIGAPFSLKGLMGNPICSPEYWKPSTFGGETGFNLVKTASLEKLVCLNVKKCPLVAFHVPKSDQESHISSQEKKSDEL